gtctatggttgttccgaaatatatatagatgtgtcgacatgataggtcgaaacattgtatacgtgtctatggtatctcaagattacataatatacaatacaagttgattaagttatggttggaatagatttgttaccaattttcacgtagctaaaatgagaaaaattatccaatcttgttttacccataacttcttcattttaaatccgttttgactgaatcaaattgctatggtttcatattgaactctattttatgaatataaacataaaagtataggtttatagtcggaaaaataagttacaagtcgtttttgtaaaggtagtcatttcagtcgaaagaacgacgtctagatgaccattttagaaaacatacttccactttgagtttaatcataatttttggatatagtttcatgttcataataaaaatcattttctcagaataacaactttaaaatcaaagtttatcatagtttttaattaactaacccaaaacagcccgcggtgttactacgacggcgtaaatccggttttacggtgtttttcgtgtttccaggttttaaatcattaagttagcatatcatatagatatagaacatgtgtttagtttattttaaaagtcaagttagaaggattaacttttgtttgtgaacaagtttagaattaactaaactatgttctagtgattacaagtttaaaccttcgaataagatagctttatatgtatgaatcgaatgatgttatgaacatcattactaccttaagttccttggataaacctactggaaaagagaaaaatggatctagcttcaatggatccttggatggctcgaagttcttgaagcagaatcatgacacgaaaacaagttcaagtaagatcatcacttgaaataagattgttatagttatagaaattgaaccaaagtttgaatatgattattaccttgtattagaattataacctactgtaagaaacaaagatttcttgaggttggatgatcaccttacaagattggaagtgagctagcaaacttgaaagtattcttgattttatgaaactagaacttttggaatttatgaagaacacttagaacttgaagatagaacttgagagagatcaattagatgaagaaaattgaagaatgaaagtgtttgtaggtgtttttggtcgttggtgtatggattagatataaaggatatgtaattttgttttcatgtaaataagtcatgaatgattactcatatttttgtaattttatgagatatttcatgctagttgccaaatgatggtttccacatgtgttaggtgactcacatgggctgctaagagctaatcattggagtgtatataccaatagtacatacatctaaaagctgtgtattgtacgagtacgaatacgggtgcatacgagtagaattgttgatgaaactgaacgaggatgtaattgtaagcatttttgttaagtagaagtattttgataagtgtattgaagtctttcaaaagtgtataaatacatattaaaacattacatgtatatacattttaactgagtcgttaagtcatcgttagtcgttacatgtaagtgttgttttgaaacctttaggttaacgatcttgttaaatgttgttaacccaatgtttataatatcaaatgagattttaaattattatattatcatgatattatcatgtatgaatatctcttaatatgatatatatacattaaatgtctttacaacgataatcgttacatatatgtctcgtttaaaaatcattaagttagtagtcttgtttttacatatgtagttcattgttaatatacttaatgatatgtttacttatcatagtatcatgttaactatatatatatccatatatatgtcatcatatagtttttacaagttttaacgttcgtgaatcaccggtcaacttgggtggtcaattgtctatatgaaacatatttcaattaatcaagtcttaacaagtttgattgcttaatatgttggaaacatttaatcatgtaaatatcaatctcaattaatatatataaacatggaaaagttcgggtcactacagagaagatccttacctgtttagaatttgccctgatcagataatcaggaggtgcgtagatgaaaagaaagcagcagggattcttcaccaatgtcaccatggaccaactggaggtcatcatggagcaaacttaaccgcaagaaaagtctacgaatcaggattctattggccgtctatattccgagatacgcaagagcttgtaaagcgttgcgacgcatgccaaaggcaaggtattatctctatgaagaatgagatgcctcggactaatatccaagcttgcgagatcttcgatatatggggattagacttcatgggcccattcccaaagtctaatgggaaagaatatgtccttgtagcagtagattacgtctccagatgggtcgaagctcaagcatttccaactaatgatgccaaagtcatcaCAAACTTCCTGAAGAGAttcttctgcagatttggagctccccgtgctataataagtgatagaggcacacacttttgtaatactcaatttatgaaggtgatgcaacaatacggagttacccacaaaatgtccactgcctatcatccgcagaccaacggataagcagaggtcacgaacagagcactcaaaagaatcttagaacgaactgtcgACCATCATGGAAGTAAATGGGCCAAAAAgctagacgatgctctgtgggcattccggactgcctacaagaatcctctaggaactacaccctaccgcatgatctatggaaaagcctgtcaccttctgctggaactcgaatataaagcactttgggcgctgaagacctgcaacctcgatccctcagttaccggaagacataggaaaatgcaaatgaacgaacttgccgaattgagagaccaagtatataaaacgtcatacatctacaaggaacgaacgaagcttacgcatgatgcaaaattgattcctacaaagttcgctcctggagataaagttcttctcttcaattctcggttcaagaagttcgcaggaaaatttatttcaagatggagtggcccatacaaagttgtacatgctattccacatggagccgtggaattggaaggacctactggtaacttcaaagtcaatggtcaccggttgaaagcttatctaaaagaccacgataaggaggcgcacctcttctcctttgaaccattctgaagatctgaaaaggaaaagtcgagctgtaacgacttgataaacaaagcgctcttgagaGGCACCCCTTgtttatcgtttttattattattattattattattattattattattattattattatttcaattattttcagtcttaagatattatctctgtgtactaacaactaagcgccatacttgcgctttgtacttacaagtttgttgaatgtgttcaggcaaaatgccaagttcaggagcttcagcttACATTCCAGTTTGCAGGAGGAgaactcctagagtttactcatccggaagcagcgctgatcagaacaggccatcaacagggcaactaGGCCCAAGAcgattgatattggagagcgtTAAGGAGGATATCGGCATAGCACCGCCAGCTTCACCtgttcgacgatctagacgtttagccaggagaccaACCGAATACACACAGTTGCCAGAGACACGTGAGCCACAGACAGTGATCCATTGCGGAGCcactttgagtgaccctgatgttgcatgggcactactcagagatcagcagagactctacagagctctgagagcatacctccagcgcgaggggatgccacgcagtactctggacccgtcttcatttaggctagcgcgcCGTGTTCAGCCAACACGACAAGCTATGCCCAGGCAttccacaccggcctcagttcactcagttgcctcagctgccatgcctgcacatgctactcctattcccatcacgccgcctgctccagtcatggagccagttccagtcactgagttaccagagggttgtcacctagtcactattcccatttcagtggagccaccaacggcccaggcatacctgacgaggagccttttcCGGACTTATCTCACCTGGAGATGCCGTCAAACTTATGTCTGGATTctctactaggccctgagttggatatagggcagccTCTCGAGTACTTGCCAAGCCTAGAGGATGATGAGATTTTCAGATACTTCGCAGagccgactcagcacattgaccaggatagtatcccatagactaatttatctttattttatcttttagtttttatctttttaaagaattgtactaaaaaagttatatatagtggaaatactgcctttctctttttgttcatcATGCaaaaatattatcaaaagagactggtccctaggagattgaccgtaggaaggcccagcactaggaaagtaacacgaccatagggaagtaatccttcctcaaacctatttcgattataacgcactaaaatctctaagtgtggggtaacccccgcaactaacttgaaaattttagaagtcaatgtccttaatttataaaatattgaaatattctttctagagaacattagggacaatgttttcTAAGTGTGGGATAATGGGTAAAGGTTTTTAAAGGTCGAAGTTTGTaaaagtcaagtaaccataaatcgccaagttttgaaaaattcttttttccaaaagtaattaagcaatggatattgggtaattttgaaaattcttactttgtttttgcccaaaagatctaataaaattgctagaaatcggatttcggaacatttattagaacggaacaattaagctgaaacttatgttttgtgtcaaaagatttcttttaaaaaaatatgtaaaaggctacgcatgatcaagcacgacccctactcccaacaAGGTAAGGaatattggacccaaagtatctgtatgattcATCAAATttgcagtactttgttatttcaattgatgagcgtgccggtgtacggttcaaattagaacttggttcagacatacgtttcaagaccaatggttagtaagcgccatacgtggtgcatgtgcgatactccttccgaaatcattctgattagagaagacaaaaagccttctgtttccgtttccactccacgcaatttaaaccgaccaactcacataaagtgttgatgaatcagaaatattcaccccaaaacattcattcccctttccattcaccaaaagatccagagattaataaagagatagatcgataaaatttgcttcaaaagcacttgttgaaagattccgaaccctgattgtttttgataggtcaaagacctattttcagtggattatcacctcctttctgggcaccaggaacgaaagacaaaagttatgaagaaagggtattctaaaaaaaataaaaaaaataaaaaaagtctCTAGAGCAAAGCCTCTATAAATAAAGACAAAAGAAACCCGagaagatgccctgaagaagaatgccGGAAGAGCAAaataaaattctagacaaagtcttagcaaaatccgcctcttccgaagaaaactttCACGGAATTCTAAGCcgttatctatccaaaatggatactctaaagaatcaaattctatcaattctctcaaaaatcaaaagatctggatacctttcactgaTCCATAAATccccaaccaaaccctataacccgtcttcctcttgaaagaatgcctaggaagaagatcagtgccatccttacttaaccgtgaagatatcgatgctttaccaagcctatgatgagaactgttacacgactggcttctgagtgacgatacaattagaataggacaccctaaacacttgagtgatatgagtgatccgctagtgaggagcctaatcatgtatactctacgtctgagagttggaaagtacgcctttttcactatggacgcaattgaaatctaacgACCAatccatcgaagctcgaaactttttctaatactttcgaaagatgtgccgacttctgatgaaggcaaaataaaaagatctacgggtggggcaagggagaatctattagaaagatcctaaTATTCCCactttcttgcttgaggacaagcaaaaccaagtgtggggtatttgatatcgggcaaaaagtcacatttttatccccattattaagccctaaaacaataaagattaaaactttatcggcaaaattatCACGTTTTCAGTTGATTttatagattaagtaattacgaaggcgatgcaaaaagaatcaagtaaaacggagctaaaacgaagattctagagcgaaaacggtgaaagacaagaaatcaagttacgatccagtgaatcagactGACCAGACACCAAAAACGGTTCACCATACGGGTTGCTATATGGCTTGCCAGTATggaaaacggcttgccaaacggtccagcaaacggccccaagaaacgggttgcctggcaaacggcttgccaaatacggctcaccaaacgggttgccatacggcttgccagccgtttgcaggcaaaatcctagtctatttaaagggctctctccatccatttcaacacatactcaatttgcaattcattttatattttcaatcttttagttagtttttagtagtagttagcttagcttttattttccggaggatatcccggcgagtccctgtgatcccgggcagatttgttcggccttttcaggtttttattcgaaacgcttgtcttttgtattaaacatgtgttcttactttttatttttaataatgcgttctgatattgccatgatagcttaattaatctgtatgttgccattatagaagtttgggttagcgtaattatgtcaatttagtacgattactgttataatactgaactaggaagtctgatatatttgtatgctagcatcttaaggattgaccaaccgaggttgtgatcaggacttgtctacctatatgaaattagctacttcataggattaagacccctggttatactgtatctgaagattctatgaactcgataTGGCCGGAGTTCTCGAGAGGTACCTAATGCACTTTTgagacacgaaacttaggaattgagacatgaataacCTAGTATGCCTATATACTGttctgaagagacctcttaggagctgttaagatttagttagtgcctttactgtatgacccaagcctattgcatgtttttgtttgattgttgccctaggtcttagtcatatcaactgtttaggtattcattaagtttctatctgctttactatcagtatattgactgtgatgctgtataatgtttgaattgttgtgatctcattagtatgatggaatggttgttagttttcatttaaggttttgccaacttaaaccgacggattccttctgtttgtgatcagtgttcaatcaacaaggcatgttgttattcagttacctaaactgataacgagggttaggattagagcttaactcactaataaacctagtactttactgaggataacctccgaggtattgttacccttcaattatacgagcaagtgacatacttctcacttctCAAAGAGAActtcgagagttcagagacaagtaggtctgtgtaattggctcatctaaccagatctacatcattccaagcatagtcttaacataagcataattacctttccctatcctaatactgatatcttggtcaacatttccctgatctgcatactccggatatcattcaactttatttattttttccgcatttaggacctttagctaaaatcaactgctatcttttatccaggcaatttaactaaaagacaattatccacttgatcttcaattcgttaatcagcaaaaatacgacactaggttaacttacaccttctactccttagaaagtaaaagttaatttaggccccgcaaaatataaataaacaaaaccactatgTGCTACCTTGATCATCTGACTcagacgtcctgcggcctaacgacaccgcacgaataaaaccgtccattttggccatatcttTGTTGTCACATCAGTCTTGCTGTCAGCTGGCCTCATTGCTACGTAACTCCAAATCATTTAATTGTAAGTCCAGTGGCTTGACTTTTTGTCATAGTGGCTTGCGATTTGTTGTTTCTTTTCAGCTTGCCGGATATGTGCTATTGTTCGCCGTTCTTCCAGAGCATCTAAGTTTTCTCGTAATGCGTCATCGTTTTATTGCTCATAGAATGCTATTATTCGATCGCTTGGGACAAGTACTTCAGCCGGTATAACCGTTTTGGTTCCGTACACCAGGCTGAAAGGTGTTTCGTTCGTACTATCCTTCGGTGTTGTCCGATGTGCCCATAGTACGTGTTGAAGTTTATCCACCCATCCTTGTCGGTGTTTACCTAGTCTTACTTTTATGTCAGCCACGATGTCTCTATTAGTGACCTCGACTTGTCCGTTGGCCTGGGGGTAGGCCATGgaggtaaatgactattgaatgtcCATGTCTACGCACCAGTCTTTAAATGGATTATGTGCGAACTGCGTGCCATTGTCGCTGACTATCTCTCGCGGTAAGCCGAAACGACAAACAATGTCCTCCCACACAAAGGTTAAGATTTTCCTTCCCGTAATCGTGCTTAACGGTTTTGCCTCAACCCACTTAGTAAAGCAGTCGATTGCGACTACTAAGAATTTAACGTTACCGACACTTCATGGGAATGGGCCGACGATATCGAACCCCCATTTGCAGAACGGCCAAGCGGCGTGTATTGGAATCATGTTTCGACGAGGAGATCTGTTCACGGGAGCGTGTATTTGACATGCTTTGCAGTTTACGTTAGGGTCATACGTATCCCGGTACATGTGTGGCCAGAAATAACCCATTCTCTTGATCCTGCTAACTATCGTTTGGTAGCTGGAGTGCGTTGAGCAGGCTCCCTCATGCATTTCTCGTATTATCTCTTTGGCCTGTGTCGGGCCAACGCATCGTAAGTAAGGTTCTGTGAACGATTTCCTGTACAGGATGCCGTTTTTGAAATAATACATTGGTGCCCGCATTAGTATCCTCCGAGCTTGTAATTTGTCTTCCGGGAGGGTACCATCAGCAAGGTATTTAATGAAGGGTGTCATCCAACATTCTTCTTCTGTTGTGATTGTCGCCATGAGGGTATCCTCTTCAGTTGACTTTCTTTCCAGAACTTCAACCATAACCTTTTTGGTAAAGTGATTGTATAGCAAAGAGGCAAGCTTGCTCAGAGCATCTGCTTTCTTGTTACGATTTTGGGGTATTTGTTTTATTTCGAATGCCGCGAAGGTGTTGGTTAGTGCCTTCGTAAGTTCTAGGTATTTTTGCATCGATGTATCTCTTGCTTCGAAGCTGCCGTTTAACTGGCTTGCTACCAGTTGGGAGTCTACATAAGCTGTGAGCTGTCGCACATCAATACTTTTAGTCAAGCGTAATCCGACTATTAGTGCTTCGTACTCGACCTCATTGTTTGAGGCGGCGCACTTCAACCGGATAGCGTAAGTTATTTCCTCTCCGTTTAGGGAAACGAGGAGTATGCCTATGCCATCCCCTTCCTCACTTGACGCCCTGTCCGTATATAGTTCCCAAAATTCATCCATCTCTCTCCTTGTAACTATGGTTTCTCCTTGTTTGATCATGTTGGAAGGGAGCTCTACCAGGAAGTCTGCTATGACTTGGCCCTTGACCGAATGTCTCGGGAGGAAAGTGATTTCATGCTCTCCGAGTTCTATTGCCCATTTCGCCACTCTTTCGGAGATTTCTGGCCTGGTCAGGACGTGTTTGATTGGTTGGTCTGTAAAAACTTGTATCGGATGTGCTTGGAAATATCGCCGTAGCCGTCTGGCTGTGTGTACTAAAGCGTAAATTAGTTTTTCCATGGTCGGGTAGTTTACTTCCCCGTTTTACAATACTTTGCTTACAAAGTACACCAGCATTTGAGTTTTACCCCTACCAGCAATTAGGACTGAGCTGATTGCCTCAGAGAAGGCAGCAAGGTATACCGTGAGGGTTTCACCCGGTATTGGTGCCGTTAATGCTGGAAGCTCTTTTAAGAATGCCTTCACATCTTGGAAGGCCCTCTCGGCCTCATCCGTCCATATGAAATCTTTTTTGCTCAGATAACCCTTTAACGTCTGGAAAAAGGGGAGAGCCTTGTCGGCGGCTCGTGACAGGAACCTTGTGAGTGCCGCTAGTTTTTCGTTTAGGCTTTGCACATCCTTTTTACTCCTGGGTGACTGCATGTCTTCGCTTGCTTGGATTTTCTTCGGGTTTGCCTTGATTCCTCTCGGAGTGATCATGAAACCCAAGAAACGGCCTTCTTCCATTCCGAAAGAGCATTTTGACGGGTTTAGCTTCATATTGATTTTGCGTAGCGAATCGAACGTTTCAATGATGTCTAAAATCATTTGTTCTTCTGTTTTGCTCTTGATGACGATGTTGTCAATGTACGCTTTGATATTTTGTCCGATTTGGTCCTGGAATGCTTTATCGATTAGCTGTTGGTATGTTGCTCCGACATTCTTTAGCCCAAATGGCATTTTGGTATAGCAAAAGATGCCTTTGTTCGTGAAGAATGCGGTTTTTTCTTCGTCAATTTCTGCCATTGGGATTTGTTGGTAACCCCTGTATGCATCCAGGAAGCTTAGAAACTGGAAACCTGAGAGGGACTTGACTTTCCAGTCGATTTTTAGCAAGGGGTAATTGTCTTTTGGGCATACTTTGTTATGTCTTTGTAGTCGACACACATGCGCCAAGATCCGTCTGCCTTCTTTACCATCACGGGGTTCACcacccatgtttgatattttacttTCTTCATTATGCCGGCGTCAACTAGTCATTGTACCTCGTTATCCAGGAATTCGCTCCGTTCTAACGCCATTGCTCTTTTCTTCTGGACGACCGGTGTGATATTCGGGTTTACGTTTGGCCGATGTTGTGCTATTTCCCGTGGGACACCCGTCATGTCGGATGGTTCCCAGATGAAGATGTCGATACTTGCTGCTAGGAGTTTGCAGAGCATATCCTTTGCGTTGGTGCTCAAGGTAGTGCTAATCTAGATCCGTTGGTCCGGATGCTTGGGATTTGAGGATACGTAGCCGTTGTCATGGACTACAATATCGCTAGCTCCTTTGAATATTTGCATGCATTCAATTGGTTCCATTTCTTGCGTCCGGATTATGGCGACTCCTGATGGGGTCGGGAACTTCAGCATGCCATGTACTGTAGACACAATTGCACCAAATTTCTGCATGGCATTACGTCCCAGGATAATGTTATACCGTGAGTCTGTTTTGACTATGGAGAATTCGATGTCTTCCGCACTTTGGAAAGGTAGTGTTCCTAAAACGACCTCCAGGGTGAGGGAGCCCACCGGCCAAGTTGCAGCACTATTGAATCCTGCCAATGGTGAAGTTGCCGCTTTCTTCTGCCGCCTGATGTTTTCTGGTAGCTGCAGAAAACAATGTTCAAACATGACCTATGCCCCTGCACCGGTGTCGGTGTATATTCGCCCAATTTGGCAATTGGAGATATGTGCTCGTATGATAACAGGGTCTAAGGATGGGCTATTATTAAATAATGAGGGGAAGATGATGCTTTCTTGTTTCCATTCATCTAACACCCCTGATTTTGGCCGCTGTCCCACGACCCATGAGTGAATCATATGGACATCGGCGTCGTTGGTGCTATATATGCTTGTTTTTTCATTTTCCAGCTCATCGTGGTGAGTTGTGATTAATTTTGTACCTTTAGATAGCGCCATTTGATCAACCCAAAATCGTTAAGTGTgattagatttcgggtttgagtgcttaatttgggaaaaatagtaggttgattgttttaactccaataattgtgcaaactccaatttggaatctggattccaagggcgtaaaacaatcaattgaattaaccttatttgatcgaaatcgaataagttaatatcttagtatGAATTGAATCCGACGATGATCGGAATACTGATCAGAATTaagttaacgactggagtaatgctaccgtaattgatttgggcagagtaacgttaatgcatccagtgttgtcttGCAAATGAAGGATCTTGtttgtgtatttatagatgttatggagggaatgatgacgtggcacatgtccctttcatgattGTAATGAACTTtttcaatcccgaggggtgacatgGCACTtgtccttttcatgggaataacagatcctaacgaaTTTCCCTAGATTCGCGGGCTGACGTGGCacgcaacttgcttgcatgcttgttccgTTATCAGGTGATCGTTTCGGGATGGAGTGTCTGCTCCGGGACAATGCACTTTCTCCGAGACGACGTGCTTGTCATCGGAGGGTATCTTTATGCCAGTTTGGAATACCGTGATGGTACTGACGGCAGGCCAATTCcggttaaggcatcacggtgctcttAGTTTAGCCGGGAAGGTTTCGCTCTCTACTTGTTCCTGAAGGTAttccatatgcccgagagacataagtgattaatgtggccaataggttatgatccaagtcgggtcatacccaataacaagccgacaacacctaaatagtatttgttttaatgaatggattttaaaataaatactagacactttgactttagaaattggttttctaaagataatatgcttgaataattatttggataattataaatgcaagtgtgataattttataaaatggttataaaattaAGTATATGTGCAAGTAACAAATGGAC
This genomic stretch from Rutidosis leptorrhynchoides isolate AG116_Rl617_1_P2 chromosome 11, CSIRO_AGI_Rlap_v1, whole genome shotgun sequence harbors:
- the LOC139875307 gene encoding uncharacterized protein, which translates into the protein MEKLIYALVHTARRLRRYFQAHPIQVFTDQPIKHVLTRPEISERVAKWAIELGEHEITFLPRHSVKGQVIADFLVELPSNMIKQGETIVTRREMDEFWELYTDRASSEEGDGIGILLVSLNGEEITYAIRLKCAASNNEVEYEALIVGLRLTKSIDVRQLTAYVDSQLVASQLNGSFEARDTSMQKYLELTKALTNTFAAFEIKQIPQNRNKKADALSKLASLLYNHFTKKVMVEVLERKSTEEDTLMATITTEEECWMTPFIKYLADGTLPEDKLQARRILMRAPMYYFKNGILYRKSFTEPYLRCVGPTQAKEIIREMHEGACSTHSSYQTIVSRIKRMGYFWPHMYRDTYDPNVNCKACQIHAPVNRSPRRNMIPIHAAWPFCKWGFDIVGPFP